A genomic window from Helicobacter suis HS1 includes:
- the surE gene encoding 5'/3'-nucleotidase SurE: MKPLVLLTNDDGYEARGLLALKDALEEVAEVMVVAPKNEKSACGHGITTMLPLRMEQIGPQYYRVDDGTPSDCVCLALFLSKRPFDLVISGINHGSNMGEDVLYSGTVAGAIEGTIHNIPSIAISQYIKDYKHFAAHDFSLAKQIACKLLHLYLTQGFPFKGRKFLNVNIPYIQPTECKGIKITQKGMRLYKNNIHSKQDPKGRQYCWLGPNSLYWEERDQVLLNDFKAIEQNYVSITPITLNMTSYADIKTLEGWI; this comes from the coding sequence ATGAAACCTCTTGTCTTACTCACCAACGATGATGGGTATGAAGCTAGGGGGCTTTTGGCATTAAAAGATGCCTTAGAAGAAGTGGCAGAAGTGATGGTAGTTGCTCCCAAAAATGAAAAGTCTGCCTGCGGGCATGGAATCACCACTATGTTACCTTTGCGCATGGAACAAATAGGGCCGCAGTATTACCGGGTAGATGATGGCACACCTAGCGATTGTGTTTGTTTAGCCCTCTTTTTGAGTAAACGCCCCTTTGATTTAGTTATCTCAGGGATTAATCATGGCTCTAACATGGGCGAAGATGTACTTTATTCAGGCACAGTAGCTGGGGCTATTGAGGGTACAATTCATAATATCCCCTCTATTGCGATTTCACAGTACATCAAAGATTATAAACATTTTGCAGCCCATGACTTTAGTCTAGCTAAACAGATAGCTTGTAAACTTTTACACCTCTATCTCACACAAGGCTTTCCCTTTAAAGGGCGTAAATTTCTCAATGTGAATATCCCCTACATACAGCCCACAGAGTGCAAGGGAATTAAAATCACCCAAAAAGGAATGCGGCTTTATAAAAATAATATCCATTCTAAACAAGATCCAAAGGGCAGACAATATTGTTGGTTAGGGCCTAATTCTTTATACTGGGAAGAGCGCGATCAAGTGCTCTTGAATGATTTTAAAGCCATTGAGCAAAACTATGTTTCCATTACCCCTATCACGCTTAACATGACTAGCTATGCAGATATAAAGACTTTGGAGGGGTGGATTTGA